A single region of the Desulfomonile tiedjei genome encodes:
- a CDS encoding GYD domain-containing protein, giving the protein MATFVILSRISPTAFGDPKDFNQLAKTVSEKIKKECPGVKWKESFATFGRFDVVDVVESDDPKQVARAAMIIRAYGKSETETLPATPWKDFLANLSS; this is encoded by the coding sequence ATGGCAACATTCGTAATTTTAAGCCGCATATCTCCCACGGCCTTTGGAGACCCCAAGGACTTTAATCAATTAGCCAAGACCGTGAGTGAGAAGATCAAGAAAGAATGCCCGGGCGTAAAGTGGAAAGAGAGTTTCGCAACCTTCGGGCGCTTCGACGTCGTGGACGTTGTCGAATCTGACGATCCCAAGCAGGTGGCAAGGGCCGCGATGATCATCCGTGCGTACGGGAAAAGCGAAACCGAGACTCTGCCGGCAACGCCTTGGAAGGATTTCTTGGCAAACTTGTCCTCCTGA
- a CDS encoding amidohydrolase family protein, producing MMNRIDEFAFPVPMKTIPADESARPHQSQHQRKAEQLAKEFTEKFSKKLGMNRREFLSTGCGMAVSFMAMNCVFGQFFAVDQAEAADLAMAAERKQALAGQFIFDVQTHFVSPAYAEERMLALREGAKKWNPDLKAEKLDLEKLRFDNFYREVYELSDTKLAMLSSAPNDDPKKWFLRNDEMAKARDLVNQKAGRKVLYSHALVTPGHPRWMEDLDQAISEFKPDAWKGYTTGIPFEASKYPWRLDDEKLMYPAYDKMAKAGIINVCIHKGLLPSQYQVIMPTTWQYGKVDDLGKAAKDWPQLNFIIYHAALRDGGEPSAADIGEFEKSGYIPWVTDLARIPENNNVNNVYADLGSTFGITSVSAPNYCAGILGTLIKGLGRDHILWGTDSVWYGSPQWQIEAFRRLEIPEDLQKKFGFQALGPADGETKTMIFGGNAAKLYKVEGQAT from the coding sequence ATTATGAATCGTATAGATGAATTTGCATTTCCAGTTCCAATGAAAACCATCCCGGCAGACGAATCGGCAAGACCTCACCAGAGTCAACACCAGCGTAAAGCCGAGCAGCTCGCGAAAGAGTTTACCGAAAAGTTCAGCAAGAAACTGGGCATGAACCGACGGGAATTTCTGTCTACCGGCTGCGGCATGGCAGTCTCTTTTATGGCCATGAACTGCGTATTCGGGCAGTTCTTTGCAGTTGACCAAGCCGAGGCGGCAGATCTCGCAATGGCTGCAGAGCGAAAGCAAGCTCTTGCCGGGCAGTTCATCTTTGATGTGCAGACTCATTTTGTGAGCCCCGCGTACGCCGAAGAAAGAATGCTGGCCTTGCGGGAAGGGGCAAAGAAGTGGAACCCGGACCTGAAAGCTGAAAAGCTGGACTTGGAGAAATTGAGATTCGATAATTTCTATCGAGAAGTGTACGAGTTGAGTGACACCAAGCTCGCGATGCTTTCGAGCGCGCCGAACGATGATCCCAAGAAGTGGTTCCTGCGCAATGATGAAATGGCTAAGGCAAGAGACCTTGTGAATCAGAAGGCCGGCCGGAAGGTGTTGTACTCTCATGCGCTGGTGACTCCCGGCCATCCCCGGTGGATGGAAGACCTGGATCAAGCCATCAGTGAATTCAAACCCGACGCGTGGAAAGGGTACACCACCGGCATTCCGTTCGAAGCCTCCAAATACCCGTGGCGATTGGACGACGAGAAGCTCATGTATCCGGCTTACGATAAAATGGCCAAGGCCGGGATCATAAACGTGTGCATTCATAAGGGATTGCTGCCGTCCCAATACCAGGTCATAATGCCGACAACTTGGCAGTACGGCAAGGTCGACGATCTGGGGAAAGCAGCAAAAGACTGGCCGCAACTGAATTTCATCATTTATCATGCGGCTTTGCGCGACGGCGGGGAACCATCGGCCGCGGATATCGGCGAATTTGAAAAATCCGGGTACATTCCCTGGGTAACCGATCTGGCGCGCATCCCTGAAAACAACAACGTTAACAACGTTTACGCGGACCTTGGTTCCACGTTCGGTATCACTTCGGTAAGCGCTCCCAATTACTGCGCGGGGATCCTGGGCACTCTGATCAAGGGCCTGGGGAGGGACCATATCCTATGGGGCACGGATTCAGTTTGGTATGGTTCACCACAATGGCAGATCGAGGCATTTAGGAGGCTCGAGATCCCTGAAGATCTTCAGAAGAAATTCGGGTTCCAGGCCCTCGGTCCTGCGGACGGAGAGACCAAGACCATGATTTTCGGCGGAAACGCAGCAAAGCTTTATAAAGTAGAGGGCCAGGCCACCTGA